One genomic region from Spirosoma sp. KCTC 42546 encodes:
- a CDS encoding alpha-N-arabinofuranosidase: MKKQLLTFLVAGSSLMASAQNKATINASEGKHVISRHIYGHFAEHLGRSIYDGFYVGESNTKIPNKNGVRLDVVDALKKLKIPNLRWPGGCFADTYHWKDGIGPKAKRPKIVNTWWGGVTEDNSFGTHDFLNMCELLGTEPYLAGNVGSGTVQELSDWVQYVNFEKNSPMSNLRQQNGRQAPWNVRYWGVANEAWGCGGNMKPDFYANLYRQYSTFMNNRVGKERIFRIASGASDNDYTWTETLMKNIPASMMEGLAMHHYSVLSWGEGKKGSATQFSDQEYFKTMQQALLMDELIEKHSAVMDKYDPEKKIALIVDEWGGWYNVEPGTNPGFLYQQNTMRDAVLAGATLNIFHKHCERVRMANLAQAINVLQAVILTKGDKILLTPTYHVLEMYNVHQDATMLPVDVKSDDFVMDKEKLPAVSVSASRDKAGKVHISLVNIDPNKPQDISVDLKGLKAAGITGRILTSANVHDHNTFENLTKIKPVAFNGAKLSGDNVTVTLPPVSVVVLEL; encoded by the coding sequence ATGAAAAAACAACTCCTAACCTTCCTTGTTGCCGGTAGTAGCCTGATGGCTTCAGCCCAGAACAAAGCGACGATCAATGCCAGCGAGGGCAAACACGTCATTAGTCGTCATATCTACGGCCACTTCGCCGAGCATTTGGGCCGTTCTATTTACGATGGTTTTTATGTGGGCGAGAGCAACACGAAAATCCCTAATAAAAACGGGGTTCGGCTGGATGTGGTCGATGCACTCAAAAAGCTAAAGATTCCGAACCTCCGCTGGCCGGGTGGCTGTTTCGCCGATACGTATCATTGGAAAGATGGTATTGGTCCCAAAGCCAAACGGCCTAAAATTGTCAATACCTGGTGGGGTGGCGTTACCGAAGACAATAGTTTCGGCACCCATGATTTCCTAAATATGTGCGAACTCCTGGGAACGGAGCCGTATCTGGCCGGTAACGTGGGGAGTGGCACCGTACAGGAATTGTCGGATTGGGTCCAATATGTAAACTTTGAAAAGAACAGTCCCATGTCGAACCTGCGCCAGCAGAATGGCCGACAAGCTCCCTGGAATGTGCGCTATTGGGGTGTAGCCAACGAAGCCTGGGGTTGTGGCGGCAATATGAAACCGGATTTCTATGCCAACCTGTACCGTCAGTACAGCACCTTTATGAACAACCGGGTGGGCAAGGAACGTATTTTCAGGATTGCGTCAGGAGCCAGCGACAACGATTATACCTGGACCGAAACCCTCATGAAAAATATTCCCGCCAGCATGATGGAAGGTCTGGCCATGCACCATTATTCCGTTCTGTCGTGGGGCGAGGGCAAAAAAGGTTCGGCTACGCAGTTCTCCGATCAGGAGTACTTCAAAACCATGCAACAGGCGTTATTGATGGACGAGTTAATCGAAAAGCACTCGGCCGTTATGGACAAGTATGACCCGGAGAAGAAAATAGCTCTGATCGTGGATGAGTGGGGTGGCTGGTACAACGTAGAGCCCGGCACCAATCCAGGGTTCCTGTATCAGCAGAACACCATGCGCGATGCCGTTCTGGCGGGAGCCACGCTCAACATTTTCCATAAACACTGCGAACGTGTCCGCATGGCGAATCTGGCACAGGCCATCAATGTATTACAGGCGGTCATTCTGACTAAAGGCGACAAGATATTGCTAACGCCTACTTACCACGTCCTGGAAATGTATAATGTCCATCAGGACGCAACGATGCTGCCCGTTGACGTGAAATCGGATGATTTTGTTATGGATAAGGAAAAATTACCTGCCGTATCCGTTTCCGCGTCCCGCGATAAGGCCGGTAAGGTGCATATCTCACTCGTGAACATCGATCCGAACAAACCGCAGGATATTTCGGTGGATCTAAAGGGGTTAAAAGCCGCGGGAATCACCGGACGCATCCTGACCTCCGCCAACGTACACGATCATAACACGTTCGAGAACCTGACTAAAATCAAGCCGGTCGCCTTCAATGGTGCCAAACTCTCCGGCGATAACGTAACAGTAACTCTGCCGCCGGTTTCGGTGGTAGTGTTAGAACTTTAA
- a CDS encoding L-ribulose-5-phosphate 4-epimerase, with protein sequence MYTSLKEECYEANMQLPKLGLVLFTFGNVSAVDRERGVFAIKPSGVPYDELTPYDIVICDYDAKVVEGTMRPSSDTKTHALLYKTWEKIGGISHTHSTHAVAWSQAGMDIPIFGTTHADHTHQDIPCAPALTDEMIQGDYEHETGHQIFNAFAEKGLLYTEMEMVLLQNHGPFTWGKTAEKAVYNSAVLEELARMAYLTLQINPNTPRIKDTLRLKHYERKHGKDAYYGQGC encoded by the coding sequence ATGTACACATCCTTAAAAGAAGAATGTTACGAAGCCAATATGCAACTCCCCAAGCTGGGCCTGGTGTTGTTTACGTTTGGCAATGTAAGCGCCGTTGACCGTGAACGGGGGGTATTCGCAATCAAACCCAGTGGCGTTCCCTACGACGAACTGACGCCTTACGACATTGTCATTTGTGACTACGATGCGAAGGTGGTTGAAGGCACGATGCGTCCGTCGTCGGATACGAAGACCCATGCCCTGCTCTACAAAACCTGGGAGAAAATTGGTGGTATTTCGCACACGCACAGCACCCACGCGGTGGCCTGGTCGCAGGCGGGGATGGACATTCCTATTTTCGGAACCACTCACGCCGACCACACCCATCAGGACATTCCCTGCGCCCCCGCCCTAACCGACGAGATGATTCAGGGCGATTACGAGCACGAAACAGGCCACCAGATATTTAATGCATTTGCCGAGAAAGGGCTGCTGTATACCGAAATGGAAATGGTGCTCCTGCAAAATCATGGCCCATTTACCTGGGGCAAAACCGCGGAGAAAGCCGTCTATAATTCGGCCGTACTCGAAGAACTCGCTCGTATGGCGTACCTGACCTTGCAGATTAACCCAAACACACCCCGTATCAAAGACACCCTCCGGCTGAAACATTACGAACGCAAGCACGGGAAAGATGCCTATTACGGGCAAGGGTGTTGA
- a CDS encoding aldose epimerase family protein yields the protein MKFLTQFLSLALLAGCVTMNSCTSKKETTEQKPGIEKAAYGQLPDGQTADLYTLHNESGMTVSITNYGGIIVSLTTPDRNGKFEDVTLGMDSLAGYVKGVPYFGALVGRYGNRIAKGKFTLDGKQYTLVTNNFGNHLHGGTKGFDKVLWTATPVEGDEPALKLTYVSKDGEEGYPGNLSVEVTYTLQKDNALKIDYQATTDKPTVVNLTNHTYFNLTGGAKRDILDHVVTLYADKFIPIDKTLIPTGQLQPVAGTPFDFTKPTVVGTRINDSTDTQIKYGGGYDHGWVLNGTGDSLKLAATVYEPTSGRVMDVRTTQPAIQFYTGNFLDGTLTGREGFPYKKRYALCLETEHYPDSPNQPNFPTTTLRPGETYKSTTIYQFSSKK from the coding sequence ATGAAATTTTTGACTCAATTTTTATCTCTGGCCCTGTTAGCGGGTTGCGTGACCATGAATTCCTGCACTTCCAAAAAAGAAACAACCGAGCAAAAGCCGGGAATCGAAAAAGCCGCATACGGCCAACTGCCCGATGGCCAAACGGCTGATTTATACACGTTGCATAACGAATCGGGCATGACCGTCAGCATCACCAACTACGGCGGCATCATTGTGTCGCTAACGACGCCTGATCGAAATGGCAAATTTGAGGATGTTACCCTGGGGATGGATTCACTGGCTGGCTACGTAAAAGGAGTACCTTATTTTGGTGCCTTAGTGGGTCGGTATGGCAACCGTATTGCCAAAGGGAAGTTTACGCTGGATGGCAAGCAATACACGCTCGTTACCAACAACTTTGGCAATCACCTGCATGGAGGTACCAAAGGGTTCGACAAAGTTCTCTGGACCGCCACACCCGTTGAAGGCGACGAACCCGCGCTCAAGCTTACCTATGTATCGAAAGATGGCGAAGAAGGTTATCCGGGCAATTTATCGGTAGAGGTAACGTATACATTGCAAAAAGATAACGCCCTCAAGATTGATTACCAGGCAACTACCGACAAGCCAACGGTTGTCAACCTGACTAATCACACCTACTTCAACCTGACTGGCGGTGCTAAACGCGATATTCTCGACCACGTTGTAACGCTCTACGCCGACAAGTTTATCCCGATTGACAAAACGCTGATTCCAACGGGCCAGCTACAACCTGTTGCGGGGACACCCTTCGATTTCACGAAGCCAACGGTTGTTGGTACGCGCATCAACGATTCGACCGACACACAGATCAAATACGGCGGAGGCTATGATCATGGCTGGGTGCTGAACGGTACAGGCGATTCGCTGAAGCTGGCAGCTACGGTTTATGAACCCACCAGCGGACGCGTCATGGACGTGCGCACAACGCAACCTGCCATTCAGTTCTACACCGGTAACTTCCTGGACGGAACATTGACTGGTCGTGAGGGATTCCCCTACAAAAAGCGGTATGCTTTGTGCCTGGAAACAGAGCACTATCCAGATTCACCAAACCAGCCTAACTTCCCAACAACGACACTACGGCCTGGTGAGACTTATAAATCCACAACGATTTACCAATTCTCGTCGAAGAAGTAG
- a CDS encoding dipeptidase gives MFTIDAHLDLSMNAMEWNRDLRQPVARLREREHGMTDKPDRAKGTVSLPDLRQGNIGLVVATQIGRYVAPDNPLPGWHSPEQAWAQTQAQRIWYEQMEAAGEMIQIRDLAGLEKHLTLWNDGTPNESKPVGYILSLEGADSMVTPAYVETAYNYGLRAIGPAHYGPGRYAQGTDAIGFIGMAGRDLLLEMQRFNMILDATHLCDDSFWEALDFFTGPVWASHNNCRALVDHNRQFSDEQLRELIARDAVIGGALDAWMMVPGWVRGQSTPESMNCNLAKMIDHLDHICQIAGNARHIGIGSDLDGAFGKEQSPYDLETIADLQKVPDLLRQRGYTEEDIANVMHGNWLRFLRRVWA, from the coding sequence ATGTTTACAATAGATGCCCACCTCGACCTGAGTATGAACGCGATGGAGTGGAATCGCGACCTGCGACAGCCGGTTGCGCGATTGCGCGAACGCGAACACGGTATGACCGATAAGCCAGACCGGGCCAAGGGTACTGTATCGTTGCCTGACTTACGCCAGGGTAACATTGGGTTAGTTGTGGCTACACAGATTGGTCGTTATGTTGCCCCTGATAACCCACTTCCCGGCTGGCATTCGCCAGAGCAGGCCTGGGCACAAACACAGGCGCAGCGAATCTGGTATGAACAAATGGAAGCCGCCGGTGAGATGATTCAAATCCGGGATCTGGCAGGTCTGGAGAAACACCTCACGCTCTGGAACGATGGAACGCCGAACGAGTCAAAACCGGTGGGTTATATACTAAGCCTGGAAGGGGCCGATTCAATGGTGACACCCGCTTATGTTGAAACGGCCTATAACTATGGCTTGCGGGCTATTGGACCCGCTCACTATGGGCCGGGACGTTACGCACAGGGCACCGATGCCATAGGTTTCATAGGGATGGCCGGACGGGATCTGTTGCTGGAAATGCAACGGTTCAATATGATCCTGGATGCCACCCACCTCTGCGACGATAGTTTCTGGGAAGCACTCGATTTCTTCACAGGGCCAGTTTGGGCAAGCCACAATAATTGTCGCGCACTGGTCGACCACAATCGCCAGTTTAGCGACGAACAACTTCGGGAGCTCATTGCTCGTGATGCCGTTATTGGCGGGGCGTTGGATGCCTGGATGATGGTGCCTGGCTGGGTGCGCGGTCAATCGACCCCCGAAAGCATGAACTGTAATCTGGCCAAAATGATCGATCACCTGGATCATATCTGTCAGATTGCCGGTAACGCCCGCCACATCGGCATCGGCTCGGATTTAGACGGTGCCTTCGGCAAGGAACAGTCACCCTACGATCTGGAAACCATTGCCGACTTACAGAAAGTGCCGGATTTACTACGCCAGCGCGGTTATACCGAGGAAGATATTGCCAATGTTATGCACGGTAACTGGTTACGGTTTTTGCGGAGAGTATGGGCGTAA
- a CDS encoding D-TA family PLP-dependent enzyme, whose amino-acid sequence MEQAPWYLIDDVAQLDTPALVLYPDRVKHNIALLKSMIGDVSRLRPHVKTNKSREASRLLLEAGIRKFKCATIAEAEMLAMIGAPDVLLAYQPNEAKMHRLLALMKAYPDTHFSCLVDTITTATTLSELAVAAGLVVPVYIDLNVGMNRTGIAPGGAVLTLYSELDQLPGVRPVGLHAYDGHLRNSDLAIRTSECDAAFWPVQLLSETLTARGFAKPVIVIGGSPTFPIHAKRPDVECSPGTFIYWDKGYQTILPEQGFLPAALVVSRVISLPESSKICVDLGHKSIAPEGDLLSRVTFLNAPELKAVGQSEEHLVLEAGEGHSYKVGDVFYGIPNHVCPTVALYERGYTIENGLTTGEWLAVSRDRVITI is encoded by the coding sequence ATGGAGCAAGCACCCTGGTACCTGATTGATGATGTTGCCCAACTCGATACGCCCGCACTGGTGCTGTATCCCGACCGGGTGAAGCACAATATCGCCCTGCTGAAAAGCATGATCGGTGATGTGAGTCGGTTGCGACCGCATGTAAAAACCAATAAATCGCGGGAAGCCTCCCGACTGCTGCTGGAAGCGGGTATCCGGAAGTTCAAATGTGCCACCATTGCCGAAGCCGAAATGCTGGCCATGATCGGTGCCCCCGATGTGTTGCTGGCCTATCAGCCAAACGAAGCCAAAATGCATCGCCTGCTGGCGTTGATGAAAGCCTACCCAGATACGCATTTTTCGTGTCTGGTCGATACTATTACTACCGCCACCACGCTATCAGAACTAGCGGTGGCGGCTGGCCTGGTTGTGCCCGTATACATCGACCTGAACGTAGGGATGAACCGCACAGGCATTGCGCCGGGCGGGGCTGTACTAACGCTCTATTCCGAACTTGATCAACTGCCGGGCGTTCGGCCAGTAGGCTTACATGCTTACGACGGTCACCTTCGGAATTCCGACCTGGCCATTCGCACGTCTGAATGTGATGCGGCTTTCTGGCCCGTGCAACTGCTCAGCGAAACCCTGACTGCACGCGGATTTGCAAAACCGGTCATTGTAATTGGGGGTAGCCCCACGTTCCCGATTCATGCCAAACGGCCGGATGTTGAGTGTAGCCCCGGTACGTTTATCTATTGGGATAAAGGCTACCAGACCATTTTGCCGGAGCAGGGGTTTCTGCCAGCCGCGTTGGTTGTGTCGCGGGTAATTTCTCTGCCTGAATCCTCGAAAATCTGCGTTGATCTGGGGCATAAATCCATCGCTCCCGAAGGCGATTTACTCAGTCGGGTCACGTTTCTGAATGCGCCGGAGTTGAAAGCCGTTGGTCAGAGTGAAGAGCATCTGGTTCTGGAAGCAGGGGAGGGGCATTCCTACAAAGTGGGTGATGTATTTTACGGGATACCCAACCACGTTTGCCCAACCGTTGCCCTGTACGAACGGGGCTATACCATCGAAAACGGCCTCACTACGGGTGAATGGCTGGCTGTTTCCCGGGATCGGGTCATTACCATTTAA
- a CDS encoding RidA family protein, giving the protein METSTLSPEAAFAQTGLSLPPAPQPLGVYKPYLIDGKYLYVSGHGPVQDDKSLIIGRIGADMDIEQGKLAARQVGLTILSTIKTHLGSLDRVKRVIKVLGMVNCTADFGRHPYVINGCSELFSAVWGPDNGIGVRSAVGMGSLPDNIPVEVEALFELV; this is encoded by the coding sequence ATGGAAACTTCCACTTTATCGCCCGAAGCAGCTTTTGCGCAAACCGGCCTTTCGTTGCCACCCGCTCCCCAGCCATTAGGAGTGTATAAACCGTATCTGATCGATGGCAAATACCTATATGTATCAGGCCACGGCCCTGTGCAGGACGACAAAAGCCTGATTATTGGCCGCATTGGGGCCGATATGGATATTGAGCAGGGGAAACTGGCCGCCCGTCAGGTAGGTCTGACCATTTTATCGACCATCAAAACCCATTTAGGGAGCCTCGACCGGGTGAAACGCGTTATAAAGGTGCTGGGTATGGTGAACTGTACGGCTGATTTTGGCCGTCATCCCTATGTCATCAACGGATGTAGCGAACTGTTTTCTGCCGTCTGGGGACCCGATAACGGGATTGGTGTACGGTCGGCAGTGGGGATGGGTTCTTTACCCGACAATATTCCGGTTGAAGTAGAAGCCTTATTTGAACTGGTCTGA
- a CDS encoding VOC family protein, with protein sequence MKQRIAHIALVVDDYDDAIQFYTQKLNFTLLEDTTLSETKRWVLVAPPGSAETCLLLAKADGEEQRTRVGNQTGGRVFLFLFTDDFWRDYHNMRANDIHFVREPIEEAYGTVAVFADLYGNLWDLLEPKSVTV encoded by the coding sequence ATGAAACAACGAATTGCACACATTGCCCTCGTCGTGGATGATTATGATGATGCCATCCAGTTTTACACCCAAAAGCTCAACTTCACCCTTCTGGAAGACACGACCTTGAGCGAGACAAAACGCTGGGTGTTAGTGGCTCCCCCTGGCTCTGCCGAAACCTGTTTGTTGCTGGCCAAAGCGGATGGCGAGGAACAACGAACCCGAGTTGGGAATCAGACTGGCGGTCGGGTGTTCCTGTTTTTATTTACCGATGACTTCTGGCGGGATTATCATAACATGCGGGCAAACGACATTCATTTCGTAAGAGAGCCTATTGAAGAAGCCTATGGCACGGTAGCAGTCTTTGCCGATTTGTACGGAAATTTGTGGGATCTTTTGGAACCGAAAAGTGTAACGGTGTAA
- a CDS encoding CoA transferase subunit B — MLDKHQIARRIAQELRDGYYVNLGIGIPTLVANYIPDGMNVVLQSENGLLGIGPFPAEDEVDPDLINAGKQTVTMLPGSSLFSSVDSFAMIRGGHVDLTILGAMEVSETGDIANWKIPGKMVKGMGGAMDLVASAKHIIVAMQHVNKAGQSKLLKACSLPLTGLRCVKKIITELAVLDVLPEGGFKLLETAPGVTIEEVRQATEGRLIVEGTIPEMQF, encoded by the coding sequence ATGCTGGATAAACATCAAATTGCCCGCCGAATTGCACAGGAACTTCGCGATGGCTATTACGTCAATCTGGGCATTGGCATTCCCACATTGGTGGCCAATTACATTCCTGATGGCATGAATGTGGTGTTGCAATCTGAAAATGGACTGCTGGGAATCGGGCCATTTCCTGCCGAAGATGAAGTTGATCCTGACCTGATCAATGCGGGCAAACAGACGGTTACGATGCTACCGGGTTCATCGCTGTTTAGTTCGGTAGATAGCTTCGCGATGATTCGGGGTGGGCACGTCGACCTCACGATTTTGGGGGCGATGGAAGTCTCGGAAACCGGCGATATTGCTAACTGGAAAATTCCGGGCAAAATGGTGAAAGGCATGGGTGGGGCAATGGATCTGGTGGCTTCGGCCAAACATATCATTGTGGCCATGCAACACGTCAATAAAGCGGGTCAATCGAAACTCCTGAAAGCCTGCTCCTTACCGCTGACGGGACTCCGTTGTGTCAAGAAAATCATTACAGAGCTGGCCGTACTAGACGTGCTCCCCGAAGGTGGATTTAAACTTCTGGAAACTGCCCCCGGTGTAACCATCGAGGAGGTTCGGCAGGCTACGGAAGGTAGGTTGATTGTGGAGGGGACGATTCCGGAGATGCAGTTTTAG
- a CDS encoding CoA transferase subunit A, with translation MINKVVAGADAAVADIPDGAILMLGGFGLCGIPENCIAALLRTGVKNLTCISNNAGVDDFGIGMLLKTRQVRKMISSYVGENQEFERQLLSGELLVDLIPQGTLAERIRAGGAGIPAFFTPAGVGTEVAEGKEVREFDGKQYLLESWLKADFSLVKAWKGDTAGNLIFKGTARNFNPMMATAGHITIAEVEELVPAGELDPNQIHTPGICVHRIFQGSNYEKRIEQRTVRL, from the coding sequence ATGATAAACAAAGTAGTAGCCGGGGCCGATGCGGCTGTTGCCGATATTCCCGATGGAGCCATATTGATGCTGGGTGGTTTTGGCCTGTGTGGCATTCCCGAAAACTGTATTGCAGCTCTGCTCCGAACGGGCGTAAAAAATCTGACCTGCATTTCAAACAATGCGGGGGTCGACGATTTTGGTATTGGTATGCTCTTGAAAACGAGGCAGGTGCGAAAAATGATTTCGTCCTATGTGGGTGAAAATCAGGAATTTGAACGCCAATTGCTGTCGGGCGAGTTACTCGTTGATTTAATTCCACAGGGCACGCTGGCTGAACGGATACGGGCAGGTGGCGCGGGCATTCCTGCGTTTTTTACCCCCGCTGGTGTGGGGACCGAAGTTGCTGAAGGAAAAGAAGTTCGTGAGTTTGATGGAAAGCAGTACCTGCTCGAAAGCTGGCTTAAAGCCGACTTCTCACTGGTGAAAGCCTGGAAAGGCGACACAGCCGGCAACTTGATTTTTAAAGGAACCGCCCGCAATTTCAACCCGATGATGGCGACTGCGGGCCACATCACCATTGCCGAAGTCGAAGAACTGGTACCCGCTGGCGAACTCGATCCTAATCAGATTCATACGCCGGGCATTTGTGTTCACCGGATTTTTCAGGGTAGTAACTACGAAAAGCGTATCGAACAACGGACTGTCAGATTGTAA
- a CDS encoding TonB-dependent receptor — MVSFYRTIFLALLFIGFRATIYAQKPVEKPLRGTFQNQRFEQFVQAIETQTPYRFFYNAADVDSLIVDMQVDNQPLRTVLQQLFNGTKYSYAIDSQQRVYITVNRLIRTELPIGFFQRGGTNAGVDSTSSAYLTESQKKYIEPETKVYDIGKRTNPIRPGRSTIAGFVRNVASGEPIVGAAIYIENPRIGTVSDQFGYYSITLPRGRHELKIRSIGLKDTRRRIILYSDDKFNIEMEDDVIALKEVVIEAEKDKNISGLQMGQERVDIKSIKQVPTALGEADLLRVIQTLPGVKTVGESSTGLNVRGGATDQNLILYNDAPIYNSSHLFGFFSAFNPDMIKSAELYKSAIPAKFGGRLSSVLDVQTRDGNKKKFVGSGGIGLLTGRLTLEGPLIKDKTSFIAGIRTTYSDWLLKQLQNAAYKKSEAQFYDLNLHITHEMNERNTFYLTGYLSKDKFKLNSDTAYSYQNQTATLKWKHIINNKLYSVFTGNYSGYKYNVSSDKNPVNAYDLGFSINQSQLKADFNYFPTNQHTVDFGISSTYYKLSPGNFQPRGSESLILPDVVPTEQGLESAVYIGDRFDISPRLSISAGLRYSFYTYLGPGSVYQYVPGQPKTIDTITDTLSYEKNKAISNYSGPEYRFAIRYGLSNTASIKASFNRTRQYIQMLSNTTVISPTDIWKLSDPNVKPQIGDQYAIGFYKNNQSNTIETSVEAYYKTMQNRLDYRSGASLILNHHIETDVVNAEGKAYGIEFLIKKMTGKLNGWLSYTYSRTLLRTNDQLGNEIINKGSYYPSNYDKPHDVTMIGNYKINRRFSISLNFTYSTGRPITLPVSKYVLDGSLRLLYSERNQYRIPDYYRADLAMNIEGNHKVKKLAHSSWTVAIYNLTGRHNAYSVYFKSENGRINSYQLSIFGNPIPSVTYNFRF; from the coding sequence ATGGTTTCATTTTACCGCACCATTTTCCTGGCCCTCCTATTCATTGGGTTTAGAGCAACCATTTATGCACAAAAACCCGTTGAAAAGCCTCTTCGGGGTACCTTTCAGAACCAGCGTTTTGAGCAGTTTGTGCAGGCGATTGAAACGCAAACACCCTACCGTTTTTTCTACAACGCAGCTGATGTAGATAGCCTGATCGTTGACATGCAGGTCGATAATCAGCCCCTGCGAACGGTACTCCAACAGCTTTTCAATGGAACCAAATACAGCTATGCAATTGATAGTCAGCAGCGGGTGTATATTACCGTTAACCGACTGATTCGTACCGAACTGCCCATTGGCTTCTTTCAGCGAGGAGGTACAAACGCTGGAGTTGACTCAACGTCAAGCGCCTATCTGACCGAAAGTCAGAAAAAATATATTGAACCTGAAACAAAGGTGTATGATATCGGGAAACGTACAAACCCCATCCGGCCGGGCCGTTCAACCATTGCGGGATTCGTACGGAACGTAGCCTCGGGCGAGCCAATTGTAGGGGCCGCCATTTATATTGAAAACCCACGAATTGGCACCGTCTCCGACCAGTTTGGGTATTATTCGATTACACTGCCCCGCGGGCGACACGAGCTAAAAATACGCAGCATTGGCCTTAAGGACACCCGGCGCCGGATTATCCTCTATTCCGACGATAAGTTCAACATCGAGATGGAAGACGATGTGATTGCCCTGAAAGAGGTGGTCATTGAGGCCGAAAAGGACAAGAACATTTCGGGCCTCCAGATGGGTCAGGAGCGGGTGGATATCAAAAGCATCAAACAAGTTCCTACTGCCCTGGGCGAAGCCGATCTGCTCCGGGTTATCCAGACACTGCCGGGCGTAAAAACCGTAGGTGAAAGTTCAACAGGTCTTAACGTGCGCGGGGGCGCTACCGACCAGAATCTGATTCTGTACAACGACGCTCCAATTTATAACTCATCACACCTGTTCGGGTTTTTCTCCGCCTTCAATCCCGATATGATCAAGAGCGCCGAACTCTACAAAAGCGCCATTCCAGCGAAATTTGGCGGGCGGCTTTCGTCGGTGCTGGACGTACAAACCCGCGACGGCAACAAAAAGAAGTTTGTTGGCTCGGGCGGCATTGGCTTGCTCACCGGTCGCCTGACACTCGAAGGGCCATTGATCAAAGATAAAACCTCGTTCATTGCGGGCATTCGCACAACTTACTCCGACTGGTTGCTGAAACAGTTGCAAAATGCAGCCTATAAGAAAAGTGAGGCCCAATTTTACGACCTGAACCTGCACATTACGCACGAGATGAACGAACGAAATACGTTCTATCTGACGGGCTATTTGAGTAAGGACAAATTCAAACTAAACAGCGACACCGCCTACAGCTATCAGAATCAGACCGCTACCCTGAAGTGGAAACACATCATTAATAATAAGCTTTACAGCGTTTTTACGGGAAATTACAGCGGCTACAAATACAACGTATCGAGCGATAAAAATCCGGTTAATGCTTATGATCTGGGCTTTTCCATTAATCAGTCGCAGTTGAAAGCCGATTTTAACTATTTCCCAACCAATCAGCACACCGTTGATTTTGGGATTAGTTCAACCTACTATAAACTTTCTCCCGGCAATTTTCAACCCAGGGGCAGTGAATCGCTCATTCTGCCCGACGTAGTACCTACGGAGCAGGGGCTGGAGAGCGCTGTTTATATTGGCGACCGGTTCGATATCAGCCCTCGTCTGTCCATTAGCGCGGGGCTTCGGTATTCGTTCTATACCTATTTAGGGCCAGGGTCGGTGTATCAGTATGTTCCGGGCCAGCCTAAAACGATTGATACCATTACCGATACGCTCAGCTACGAAAAAAATAAGGCGATTAGTAATTATAGTGGACCCGAGTACCGGTTTGCCATACGCTATGGGCTGTCGAACACGGCGTCGATAAAAGCCAGTTTCAACCGGACACGGCAGTACATCCAGATGCTCTCGAATACAACGGTCATCTCGCCCACCGATATCTGGAAACTGAGCGACCCGAATGTTAAACCGCAGATTGGCGATCAGTATGCCATCGGGTTTTACAAGAACAACCAGTCCAATACCATCGAAACATCGGTAGAAGCTTATTATAAAACCATGCAAAATCGGCTTGACTACCGGAGCGGGGCTTCGCTGATCCTGAATCATCACATCGAAACCGACGTGGTCAATGCCGAAGGAAAAGCCTATGGCATTGAGTTCCTGATCAAAAAAATGACGGGAAAACTCAATGGCTGGCTAAGCTACACCTACTCACGAACCTTGCTGCGCACTAATGATCAGCTTGGCAATGAGATCATTAACAAGGGAAGTTATTACCCCAGCAACTACGACAAACCGCACGATGTTACGATGATTGGGAATTACAAGATCAATCGTCGATTTAGCATATCCCTTAATTTCACCTATAGCACCGGGCGGCCAATTACCTTACCGGTATCGAAATACGTATTGGATGGCTCACTCAGACTACTGTATTCAGAGCGCAATCAGTACCGGATTCCCGACTATTACCGCGCCGATCTGGCTATGAATATTGAAGGCAATCATAAAGTTAAAAAACTGGCGCACAGTTCGTGGACCGTTGCCATCTATAACCTAACCGGACGGCATAATGCCTATTCGGTGTATTTCAAGTCGGAGAATGGCCGGATCAACAGCTACCAGCTGTCTATTTTTGGCAATCCAATTCCGTCAGTTACGTATAATTTTAGGTTTTAA